The Cryptococcus deuterogattii R265 chromosome 4, complete sequence genome segment TCCATTTGCTTCCTCTGACCCTCTCTTTCGGCCCAATCATCCCCCATCGTCGCGCGAGGACTTTGCCCTTCGCGAACATACTTTTTTACAAGAGTCTGAGAACTCTATAGATCAATATATTGCCCAAGGAAGAGCAGTGCTCGGAAACCTTGTTGAACAGAAAGGAATGTTGAAGGGTACGAAGAGAAGACTATTGGACGCTGCAAATACGTTGGGAATGAGTAGAGAAACTATAGGATGGGTTGAAAGACGGACGTGAGTGGCCTATTGGACCTGTCAATGTGGATCCTGACAGTGCATGAAACCAGCAAACAAGATGCTTGGATTTTCGGTGCGGGAGCAACATTCACACTGCTTAGCTTTTGGGCGATTTGGTATTACTTGGGATAATCACGAGATCGACCCGTCAACTACACTATCCCTCATTATCAGCAATGAACAGCAGTAAATTAGCAGTACAATGAATCTTATATTATTGCCTTGAGACATTGAAATAATTTCGGCCTGCCTCTAGGGCAGCGCCGACTTATTCCTTTATTGCATTGTTGCACGATTACAAAGAAATTGATAGGTAACGTCGCCTCTCTGcactccttcatccattcACTTCAAAATTCTCCCAATGGGAGAATCTGTTAAAATGATGAAGGCAGCTTGATGTACAGCTTGATGTGCAACTTGATGTGATAAATACTTTATCACTTACTTGGCTACCTTTCTTCGGTCTTTTTCGAATTCTTCCTTTGTCGCTTCGGCTGTATGATTTATTTACTATGGTTGCAAAATGATCCATGTCTATCCAGTGAATGAAGCTTTGTCAGTGCCGCAAAACGTACAGCAGTCATAAGAACTGTTCTCATTGCTTCCTGAGCGTAGCTACTTACTTGTAACTTCCAAtaagaagagaaacaaAGAAACGAAGAGGCGTCTTCTCTTTGTTATCTCCGGTAGATTCCGTCGGAAACGATTAAACTGAACGAAATCGGTGACGATGTCACAACAAGTCACTTCTGAGGCACTGCGCACGAAATTCTCTCCAGGAAATCTCTCATTTCAAAGTTCCCCACTGCCCACAGCCCGGTCTGAAGCGACACACGCGGCATCTATCACGATTAACAGCGAGCAAGACATTGATCTAGCTTCCGATTTAGAAAAACGAGCAGATCGCGCAGCATCGGAAGCTGATGAGCTAGATAACTGGGACAAGGACGCCTCAGACGAAAGCGAAGACGCATCTGATCACGGTAGTAACTCAAGTACAAGCTCATTCTCCACGGACCACCAATTTTATCGTTCTGAAGAAGCTACTGAAGTTGGCTCGAGTCCTGATTCCGATAGCAATTATTCGTCGATACCGTCGCAGAGCTCAAGCAATATTGAGTACGCAGAAGAAGCCGTTAACAGATCCAGTCAGCTATATGGCAACCCATCTTTAACTGTCGACTTATCACCCGGGATCCTCCGAATATCATCAAATGAGACTGACAGAATAACAGCTTCTGAAACTGGATCAAAGCAAGAGTCTACAACGTTTATGGCTtcggaaggagaaaaaacCACCCTGATTGAAAACTCCAGACATCTGATAGCGCCCCAACCAAAAAGACATAGGACTGTGCAGCTCGCCATGGTTCGTTTCTCCGCCCTTTGTGAGTTCATTCACGAATACGATTGAAAGAGGATCAGCTATGTTTACCTGTCACAGATATTTTCCCGATACTAGTAGTTGTTCCactcattcttctcctgtcTCTCAACACCATTCTTCTCACTCCTTTATACAACACAATCCCCTTGAGTCTGCATAATGTCGCCCTCTACGCATTGTATGCTGCTCCGCCAACTCTACTGTACTGGGCTGTGACGCTCGAGCGGTCCGCAAGAGAAGTCGTATCGGCCAACTTCTGCATTAGCCTTGCAGCTCTAAATGGTGACTTAGTCGTCGTCCTAGGGAGAAGGCTTGGGAGCTTGACGGGAAAATTGGCTGGCCCAGAATGGGGCGCTTTCCTTGCAAAAGTCATTCTAGGAATTGGTGCTGTAGGAGGAGGGTTGACATTTGCGCTTTTGTGTTTTGTGAGCATTGGGATCCAGCGTTTCATACTTGTTATCTAATAAACCTGGCGATAGGATCACATCCTCCCGATTAGTCCGGCTAAAACTTCGATTGGCCGAATTCGGAATTTAGCCAATGTCTCTGCACGGTCAACAGCATTTATGTTGCATCTTTGGTTTGGCCAGCGTCTGTTGGATAGAAGGTTGTCCGGCGGCATCACGTTTCTTACCCGGAGTCCGGAAAAAGCGGTACGTATTTTTCATAATTCGCAAGTGAACAGTCATTGAAAGATCTGCAGATTCTCTTCATATCACTATATCTCACCAcaatcctcctctttgtcCGTTCTGGGGCACCCTTAACTTTATCCTTGAATGAACTGTACGGTTTCATCTCCCATGGTTTAGGagtctctccttccaagCAATCCAGACTATTGAAATATACCGTCCGTTTAATCAACAGAActccttcattcattctctttcttcgacTCCCACTTCTTGTCTTAGCTCTACGCCAACAGATCTTCCTCCGACCCCCTAGCGAGAGGAGCGATCCTTATGTGACAGCCCATGGAGAATTGAGGGTGCTGAGCTCGGAACAGAGTCTTACTGGAAGGGTGGTGGTCGGCGATAACTTAAAGGACGGGTATAGGTTTCTGAGGTGTGACCATTCAATTCTAGGAGGGCGTTGGTtcagagagaaggaaatcaaTGGCGAGAAGACAGTCGAATTGGGAGATTCGTGGGTTGTCGTTGTTGCTATTGGATCAACTTGTATCTGACACGATCAGGATTTTCGCAGTGTTCAATCTCCAGGAAGTGATGACTTTAGCTCATAGGTCGGATGGAAATGAGTCGCTTATTACAACTTTGGCCCTCACCACGGATCTGAAAGTGACATCTGAAGGCagggagaatgaagaaccAATACGCGGCTCCCCTTCTGATAGGGCATTAATCATGTGAGTGAAACTTGATATGCTACTGGCATCGACTGACCACCCCTTGCAGCGGTCTCGGGGCTGGTATCACGGCACAGGGATTCTTGAGACGAGGTTTCAACATCGACGTGGTCGGTAAGTTTGTATTCTCTCAAAGCCATGGTCGGCAATGTTTTCTAAATTATCTACAGAAATCGATCCGGTTGTCTTCACAGCTACCGAAACATACTTtgatcttccttcctctcatctAACATCCGTGAATCTTCTGGACGGCTCTGCTTTCATTTCCGAGCTCGCATCATTATCTCGTGTCAACACCACTGATCCTTCACTGGACTCGGAGGCGTTGACAGCTTTGGAAAAGTTGCCCAAATGGGACTTTGTTGTGCAAGATTGTTTTACAGGGGGCTCAGTGCCAGGAGAAATGTTCACCAAAGAGTTTTGGGAAGATCTGAGTGAAGTGGTAGCAGAGGATGGACTTATTGCCATGGTGCGTCCTTTCTCTTGATCCTAGGCGTTGGGATTGACAAGGAATAAGAATTTCGTcggattgaagaagagtaaaGCCTCAAAAGCGGTACTTGTAACATTAACATCTGTATTTCCACAGTGCAGGGCCTTTGGGGATGGGTTCGAGAACAATCAGGGGCCAAACGATATAACCAATATGGTAAGATAGCTGCGCGTCATTTTTATTCACTATATAAGGAGCTGATCCTGAGGGTCCATAGGTCGTTTTCTGCACTGTGAGTTGTTGCAACAATGACGGTTATGAATTTGAAACTCATTACAGAACATCTCAGAAAACTCACTCTCCCATACTGACGTTCCGTCGCCCTCGTCCATCGGACGTTCATCGCTCCCCTCTACGTTCACATGtattctccaccttcctttccaACGAAATACAGTTAGACTCGATCATATCTGAGGATGACTATAATGATTCTCTTATGACGCTGAGAAGGGGCCATACAGAAAGCTTGGATTACTGGCAAAAGGAGACAGCTATTGCTACTTGGCGCGCCATGCAAAAAAGTATGTCTTGTTCCTTTCATACAGAGTGATTACTGATGAGTATGTCAGTCCTGACCCCGGAGATGTGGATGGCTTACTGACTGCGATATCATAAAATCCCATGAAATTACTGTACAGGAATAGATGTACAAATGCTTATAACAAGAGTGAAATTTACAACCTTTATCATCATTCCCCCTAAAATTTGACGATGTACATATATCAAGACAATGGCTGAATTCCTTCATTTCGCCATACGAGGACGGAACAGATTCCTCCGCTTGACTGATCTTCTTCGATAACAAGTCCATCATAGCCTATGAGTCCTGGTTTTCGGACCCAGTCAGTGCCGTACGGTGAGCGAAAGCGGGATCACTCACTACTTTCCCCAACGTTCATGACGCCCTCAAGGCCACCCTCCACGACTCTGTCCAAGACCATCACAGGTGGCTCCAGCGACCTCTTTTTCTTAGTACGACTAGTACCACTTTTCGAAGCTTTTCTTATCTCATCAGAAGCGGAGCTTTTCTGctcatcaatctcttcctcatatTGGGAGGGTCtgagagaaagggaagaatgaAAAGTGGCGACGCTAGAAGTAAGATTGAGTGTGCCAGCAGAGGTTGACACAGTCCACGGGCAACGGGCATAACGTTGGAATAAGGGTGTTCCCGGCTATCGCACGGGGTTAACTTGAGTATCACTATATAAAACGAGAAAGGACTTGCAATGTTAGAATAGCAGAGGATTTTGTGAACCTTGAATTGGGGAAATTAAGAAATCCAACCCATATTGGAAGTAATTCCAGAAGCCTGGGGAATTGTATTTATGTTAGGGAAACGTCTACAGACTTTTGATAAGCTTACAATATCCGGGTTCACTAATCCCACCCCACATCTTCTCTAATCTgtcgtcttctttccaaaATTTTCTCAAAGGATGCCCCAAGTCTACCAAAAGATCCTGTGCAGTGGTTTGTCCCAAGATAATCTCCAgaggttcttcttcaactaTGGAGAGGACGACACCTCTGTTTGGCTGATCCTAATTCAGTTCCACGGACTGCGGAATGGATGATGTGCTTACCTGCACTTTACAGGAAATCATCTGCCCAGGAAGGCTTAGACGTTCGCCCTCTTTCTCGCTCACGTCTAGCCTTCGCACGATGTCCTCCCGCCCACCTTTGCCCTCCGCGCTCATCTCGAATTTTATCCCCGGGAATATCAATCCTCTGCCTTCGTCGGCGAATGTAGGCCCAAGTATCCTGCCAATTCTGGCTCTCGTCAATGGCTGTTCGGGGGCATACAAGAGCTGAGTCTCGAAGGTCAAAGTGACgttggaagaggcaagagaagggaaggatatCAGCGTCAATGTCTGTGATGGATGGGGGAAGTAAAGTGCCAATGCAGGTAGATGAATCACCACAGCCGATTCATGAGGGCGCTAAATGTCTATCAATGACCGTGGTTCACATGATGCTTGATACGAACCTGAGGGTCCCATGATAAGCTGAACTTGGGATACTCGTTCTTGCGTGTGCGTAGAAGGTCGAGGACGTGCCATAGTGTGTCGCCTGAGGAGCGTGTTAGCTCTGAAATGAGCAATAGGATGCACTTACCGAGTTGGAATATGCCTACTGCTTTGCCTGGAGAAATCTGGTAATGGGCCATTGTTCGTGGCGGGATGAGGCATCAAGCAACAGCGGCATCATTACCTCTGCGGCATGAATGgatcttcatcgtcattcGGGCGCGACGCGCCGCCGTCAAGATAAACGATAAGGTTATGTAATCATAACTGGAAGCTAATAATATACTCAAATAAGGCTTATCCACACACGCTTATTACTGGGCTCGACGCAAGCCCTCTCGGCGATCCCCTTTCCAACGTGAGGAGTCGATACCTCAgggaacgaagaagaggcttgTATATACATAAGTAGTTAAAAGGCCGCGGCAGCTCTCATTTGGCTCAGCTCTTTTTCTGATCTCGTCTATCCTATCCGGAGTGAAAAATGGCCCTCCTGTAATCCTGGAATCTGGTAGATTCCAATCAGCGCTAGTGCGTGATTACCAATTCCGGACCTAATTAGCTCTACGTATGAGGCGTAGGAATTCTTCAAAAAAATAGTCTGGAACTTACCCAGCCAAATCCTACCGTCACTTACATATTATTATGGAGTCTTTCCTCGGAACTTCGTCACTATACCAATACATAGTAATAGGTGACCGGCCAAATATGTCCGCGAGGGCTTGTGTCGAGCCTCGCTAATCCATGTCCTACACACATTGGTCGTTCGTACATCGTTGCGTCTGTTTATTTTATTACCCGCCTAGCAAACTTTATCGGCTGATGGATACCAGCGGAAGCTCTCAGATACCTCATCTGGCGACCTATCCAGTCAGCTGccatttttcttccatttcaagCAGTTAATTACTGATTGTCATGATGGGCAGCCGGCGAGTTGTGTCACGCCGATTATCATCGTCATTCGTTGTGGTGGTGGACATGTGCTTTTCTGACCATCGGCCATCGATGTTATTGCGTACTATGGTCCACCATGCATCAACTGACTATCCCTCATACTCCTCCACCcaccctcccctccccaacCAATCCCTATGTGAATTGGCAGAATAATGGTGACGAGATGATAAAGTGCCAAACTAAAGCGCAAGTGTCTGCTGTGAGTGGGGGGGTTGCAAATGACGCAAGAAAAGTAGCAACTATCACGACTCCGCTCTGCAAACTGTAAGCGTGGAAGCTCGTCGTCATTCCAGAACGTGATTAAATGATTGAATGACCTCACAGGCGAAACCTGACGTATCTTTCGATTCCTATTGGCTACTTCCCGTGCGAATATGAGCTCCTATCAGTCTAATCATGGGGGGTTTGctggaatgaagagagacTAACAAGGCTCAGTGAAATTACTATAAATGCCGTCTCTAAAGGCTTCTTGACATATACcttttctttatccttGAAGATCGCTTACCATCATCCCATACCTTTGTATGCTTTCATCAAGAGCATTCAGCGCTAGAACTAGTCTTCAATCGAGCCGCGCTTTCTCCATTAACAAACTCCAACCGCTTCTTTGCAGAACCCTCACAGCCAGCAGCATGACAGGCAACACTACTGTTTCAGACGCCATCAAGCACGATCACCGAGAGATTGAACAGTATTATGACCAAATCATTAATGCTACTGATGCAGACACCAAGACCCGATACCAAAACTTATTCACCTGGGAGCTTGCTCGCCACTCCATTGGAGAGGAGCTTGTTGTTTACCCCGCTCTCGAGAAGTACGTAGATGGTGGCAAGGCGTTGGCCGATAGAGATAGGCAAGAACATCAGAAGGTACGTACTTCCACCTTAAAGGTTCGCAGGCGACTTGATTGACCAATGCCCGGTAGGTCAAAGAGATGTTGTACAAGTTCCAGCAACTATCACCAAGTGATAACCAATTTGAACCCACCATCAAGAGATTGATGTCCGACCTGGCCGAACAcatcaaggaagaagagacggaaGACCTCGTCAAGTTGGAACAGGCTGTTCCTACTTCTGAATCGCGCTCTTTGGCCGCAAGCTTCAAGAGGACTAAGATGTTTGTCCCTACCCGGAGCCACCCCTCGGCGCCAGACAAGCCTGTAAGTGTTAAACGGGTTGCACTTTTGGTTACAGA includes the following:
- a CDS encoding uncharacterized protein (genome sequence mistake), with the protein product MAHYQISPGKAVGIFQLGDTLWHVLDLLRTRKNEYPKFSLSWDPQRPHESAVVIHLPALALYFPHPSQTLTLISFPSLASSNVTLTFETQLLYAPEQPLTRARIGRILGPTFADEGRGLIFPGIKFEMSAEGKGGREDIVRRLDVSEKEGERLSLPGQMISCKVQPNRGVVLSIVEEEPLEIILGQTTAQDLLVDLGHPLRKFWKEDDRLEKMWGGISEPGYCFWNYFQYGLDFLISPIQGSQNPLLF
- a CDS encoding HHE domain-containing protein, with amino-acid sequence MTGNTTVSDAIKHDHREIEQYYDQIINATDADTKTRYQNLFTWELARHSIGEELVVYPALEKYVDGGKALADRDRQEHQKVKEMLYKFQQLSPSDNQFEPTIKRLMSDLAEHIKEEETEDLVKLEQAVPTSESRSLAASFKRTKMFVPTRSHPSAPDKPPFETVAGLLAAPMDKLGDMFRKFPKE